CAGCATCACGCAATCTCTCACTTTATCACTCTGCtctatgtgtgttttttaaaccTAGGTCTACTAAACTCCCTTGAAGAATGTCCCTTACACTTTCATATTCACCATGGTAACAAGGCAGGGTGCTAGACACATGCACTATGCACTTCCAAGCCTGTGTGCTGCAGAGATCACACtgccccttctccttttcctcgTAGTACATTTCCTCTCTTCCCACCTGTCTACTCCCTACTTCTCCTTAGGGACCAACACAGATGGTGCCTCCTCTGCTACTTCCTCTCTTGTTTCCCTTTGTTTAGAGCTGTGCTTCCTTAGAGCTCATCATGATGCGGGCTCCTACCGTGACTTGGATGTCTGTCAGTCAGCTGTGTATGCACCTGCCTCCCCCACAGGTTATGACCTCCTGGAGGTGTGTACATTGTTGCACACACTTCCCTACCCTGAAAAGCCTGGAACATATTATATGTGCATTCTctttttattgagtacctactatgtgccagaaactgttAATTGCTGTCGACAAAATGGTGAGCAAAATAAACACGAGCTTCCCTCTTTGGAGCCTATAGTGTGTAGGATCCAGACATGGATCACATTCTTGCAGAAAGAGATGCAAAACTGCAACTCCTGTGCCTACTGCAAAGCAGGGGGTGCTGAAACCAGAAGAGGAGGTCAGACGTGTCAGATTGGGCTTCCACGATGAACTTCAGGAAAGGTGCTCTATAAATGTTTGAAGAATTGCATGGAATTAAACAGTGGCTGCTCAATAAATACTCgttgattggttgattgattgTTGGCAAAGCCTTCAGAGATCCTGAGAAGAAAGGGCCTCTGGTCCCCATCATTCttattacataattatttcaGTGCATTTAAAGCTTCCCATTTTTCATCTTATACTTTAAACATCAGGGAAAACTGATGGGCcaactttataatattttaaaatgactctaTGGTGTTTTGGAATATTACATGGCTATAAGagtttatgtatatttaatatatgtattaaaatatgcaGTAAGCCCATGGCTGATTTTCTCTAAGGACGTCTCAGTGCCGAGGTGGGACTTAAATGtttaatactaatactaatactcATAACTCATATTTCTCTAGTGCTTTTCATCTTTAGGATCCATAAAGCCTGTGAGTAGCACATCAAGTGGATGCAGCTGGGCTTGCCAGCAGGCTGACAGGGACCACATATGGCCTCTTGCCTTCTTCTGGAGGGAGAAGGGGTGACTCGAGCTTAAGGTTTCACTCCTTCTCCAGCATTCTCCGCCTTTCCAGACACAAATTCCCTTTGGCTCTCTCTGAAAGGCTCTCACTTACATACAACTGCTGCTGCCAGCCAGCCATATGTAACAGACACTCACTGCCTCAGGACAAGGAAGAAAGTGACTTTCTACCTCTGGAGTACGAAAAGGCACGTATCACTGCTGTAGCTGGTCGAGGACAGGAtgtggagctggagctggagcagctggagaAGGGAAGTACAAAGGGAGTCTCCACTTGTTATCTAAACCCACTCCCTACTCCTTCCTTTTCTAGGTCACCGAGACCAGGACCGGTCCTCTGGGCTGCAGCAACTATGACAATCTGGACTCAGTCAGTTCTGTCCTGGTACAGAGTCCGGAGAACAAAGTGCAGTTACTTGGTAAGCAGCACTGTGATAGTTTTCATACCTTTCACacctgattaaaaaacaaaaaacaaaaaaaacctagatcAAATAGCAGGATAAAATTCTGCCTGTTCCATTTGATGAAACCTTTCTTAAGACAAGCACTACCACAAGTTCTGGGACCTGTATTTAACAACTTTCCatcatgttttaagaaacttTCTGGTATGGTTTGCCCTATACCCCAGATCTATTGCTCATATCACATGACACCTCAATCATCCCGCTTCACATTCCATCTCAAGTCCTCTGTCACAATCCTGTAAGGAACAGCATACCCATCCTTATAAGCCTTTACCTAGTTCAACGATCTTCATTTCCCAGAAAACTCTCTGCTTTATCCCAAAGACACATTGAGGAATAGCTGGCCTTTACAGAGTGGTTATAAGACTACCATCCAGCTCAACTAAGAGCTATACAAAGTGGGGAACCACTACTTACTGGAACCACAGTTTGAAGGTGGCCCCTGCTTTCTGTTATCTGTCTGTGATCTTGCAAATGGGTGATTCAAAGTCAGGAGATGAGTTTGAGAAGAATAAGAATTTGATTTGAGACAGAACAAGCAAAActgtgaaagaaaagggaaagaaaactaCACTAACTCTGGAGGTTGGGGGCTAAGGGCAGACGTGCATCTCTTGCTCTCTGTTCCCCACAGACATCCTGGGGGCAGGGCTATGCAAACTGGTTCAGTGGGAAAACTTCATTTTTCTCAAGGCCTAACTGAATTGTACTCTGTTTAAGATATTACTGTCTCAGCATTACAAAATCAATAACCCTCACCCAGGATCTACGATTACAAATTCCAGGCAACCTGAGTCAAATGCGACCCAGCAATGCTTtaggaataaagaaatatataagaaAGAGGATTAAAAACTCATTTATTTAGAGCTACCTAAGGCAATTAGCATTCCTCTTCACTGAGGTCCCTGGATGGGCTGGGTTTGTGTCTGGAAAGTAGCAGTGAGTGAAGTTCAATATGTCTAGTTGTTCATTTGGAATAGTTTATGCTATTTAATTTTATAGCCCATCACTCATGCAGACATTTCTCGGGGCACTTATTTTATACATGGGAAGTGTTCTGGTGAGGAGGAGGGATGTGATGGGGGAGGTGAAAGGAACGAACTTGGAAAGGGTGAGTGCTGAAAGCAAGCATGTGGACGGGGTGTGTGAGGAGAACCACTCAAATGCCACAGTAGGCACAGTgccaagaaaggaaaatttaggGGCAGTTCAGAATTGGAGGTAGACCTCAAGAAAGaacaacaaacacccactgctgCTGGcaattttaagttatattttgagGCCTGCTGAGACTGGGATACATACTTTGAGTTCTCTGGTTTCCTGCCAAGGACAAGGTCAAGGGCCTAAAAATAAACAGCTGGCAGACATTTGAGGAAAGAGGAGCTCGCCATATCCAGAAATTCTTATATTCCTCACTTTCCTGGCACAAGGTTTCACAATGTCCCTACTGGGGGAGCCTCCTGCAGATCTGACCTCGAATGTGGCCCAGACTGCATCCAAAGGTGCGCCTACCCTTTGTTCATCCTTTGGTAAGCTTCCAGCAGCCGCCTTGTGAGTGGCTTGAAGCCAACTAGGAGTATGTTCTGCTATAGGTAAACTGGTAGTTACTGCAGTtgggtgagaaaactgaagctcagagcaATTTAGTGCATTGTATCCAAGATCAGAAGCTAATTGGAAGAGAGCTGAGAGCCATTCATATCTATCCAGGCATGACTGATCTCAGGGCATTGACCACCATCCCATCTTCAAATCTTCTTAAGAGTTAAATCCTATTGAAATAGGACAGGCAGTCCCAGTTATATAGTATTAGCTGATGAGACAAGGGCAGGATCTGAAACTAAGCAGATTCTATGAGTGCTGTGATTTGGGCAGGTCACTGTGGTCTTAGGGCTTGGatttccttacctataaaaaCCTCAGTATGAGCACAAATGTTATTTGCAATCATATATAAAAAGTACTCAACATAGTACCTGGACACTGTATACCCACAATATCTGTTCCTATCTCTTAACCAGGACAGCTTCCCTGGTCATCAGGGCTGGGGTGGAAGGCCCAGAAGGGTCAGAATTCAACAATGTCCTAGGATGGCTACTGCTAATCTCAGTTAAGCTAAAAACAGGAGGATGGCTACAGAAGGCAGGGCAAAAAGCCCATCAAACCTTGTTTTCTTGCCCAAGAGGGCTGTAAGCTCTTCTTTTATCTGAAACATCTTCCCGTTTCCATCCCAGAAATGCTGATGTGTAGCCAATAAGCCTGTGCTTATGATATGCACGCTCTCAATTTGGCTGATCTGAGGGGTTTGGCTAAGCCTTGGGCTTTGATGTTCCCATCTGCATTTTCAGATCCTCCCCCATCTGTCACTGGGGCAGCAGTAGCCTTCTCTCCCAACAAGCTCAGCAGGATCAGGCCCTGGGGTGACCATGCTTGCACCCAGGATGCACAAGTCAGCAGAACTCCAGCTGGGGTTCCTGCAGCCTTGGGCATGGAAAACTGAGTCCTCACTGGTTCTTCCCAGAGATTCCTTGACACATCCTTTCCCCAGGCCTTCAGGTGCTGCTGCCTGAGTATCTGCGTGAGCGCTTTGTAGCCGCAGCACTCAGCTACATCACATGCAGCTCTGAGGGTGAGCTCGTCTGCAAGGAGAATGACTGCTGGTGCAAGTGCAGCCCCACCTTCCCTGAATGCAACTGCCCTGATGCTGACATCCAGGCCATGGAGGACAGCCTGCTGCAGATCCAAGACTCCTGGGCCACTCACAACCGGCAGTTTGAAGAGTCAGGTGAGCAGCCAGCTGACCCAGAATTCCTCCCTGTCAATGAGAGGTGGCTGTGAGGTGCAGAGCAAGAACTTGGGGAGAACAAAACTTGAGAGGTGAGGATCCTCATGGGGATCCTGACACGGCCAGTTACTATGTCTGTAACCTCAACCAGGTTATATCACCACCCTGAGGCTCAagtggtttcatttttttctaggacATTGGTATTATGTCCATTTACATAGGTGTGTTTTAAGGACTTAATAAACTAAGATAAACATAATTAAGGACATAGACCTTGTTTGTCTTGTTTGCTACTGATTCCACAGTGCCTAGAGCAATGCTTGCACATAAGGTTCActataaatatgtgttgaataaatgaagtgCATAGAATGGTTCTAGATGACATCCAATACAATTCAGTTGTTGTTTGTTGCTGTTAAAGCTAATATCAGTTACCTTGAGACCCAGATTCAAGAGAACTAGTTTTGCATCCTTGCCTGGTTTGACAAGCTTTATGACCTTGGATTAGCCGTGCAGCTTCTCAAggtctgagtttcctcatctgaaaaagagGGAGGGTGATAATAGTGAATGGAAGGCTCACATGAGATCATGTAGATGAATTCAATGTATAAATAACTCTGCATGGTATATTTGCACATTTCAACACTAAATGAATGATATTTATGTGGTTATAGTTCAAAAAcgtaatattaaataaaacaaaccaagacaaaaaggttacattatatatatttatataatgtcttcatataatactataatttattaaatataatacatgTTTAATACTATTTATATAATGTTTACAAACAGGATACCCAATACATGATACTTTTATGGATAACTAgatttgtaaaaaaattaaaaatatgtgataatggaaaagaaaacatcaagaGAGTGGTTATATCTGGATAGAGAGAAAGGGAAGTTTAGGGCCCTCATGTGCAGTATATTTGGTTtgctttatttcttaaagaaaaaaatctgaagccAATATGGCAGAATGGCAAAAGCTAATGGCAGACACATGGGAGTTTGCCTTTTTGTTCTGCATGCTCTTCCATATACTCAAATGTTTTAACTGTGCACATACTAGATGTTAGTGCCATTACTAGGCATGCTTCTCCAGTCTTCCGGGGAAATGAGGAACCAGGTacatgagaaatgaaaatgagcTGAGGCCCCAGGGGTTGCCATTTTAAGTCCTGGACAAGGCATTTAGTAGCTAAGGAGACTATCACATTCCAGTCCCCAGCCCCATGCTTTGGGCTATGGTGGTGGGTTATGGTCCATAACATGACTTTGGGCCTTTACTACTATGAGTTACTGCTAATGAATAAATCAGGGCTCTCTAGACCTCCACCAGGAGACCTGGCAGCTGCAGGTCCCAAGGAAAAGCAGAGCAATGCACAGAAACCTGCGCATGACTTCAGAAGCCATGGTGTGCCCAGGAAGCTCTAAGGAGAACCTAGACTCAGCAGGAACTTAGAAGCAGAAGGCAGATTGCTTCTAAATTTGCTGTAGGGCAGAATGGGTATCTGCCCAAGAACTGAAGCCGAAAAGAGAAGAAGAGTATCTTAGACAGTCAGAGAGGAGGATATGGATGGGAGAGGCTGGTCTCAGGGACTGGAGGATTTCTAGAAAGATTTCTGAGCTAGGTGCTGCATCTTCTCTGGGCCTACTTGTGCCAGTCTGGGTGCACACTCACCTTCAGGAGGGCCCCACATGTTCCATATGGGTGTTGTGGTGCTACTGAAGAGGATTGGCCTGAGATAGTGTTGTGGATGTCTCAGAAGGAAGTATAAAGGGGGAAAGAGATGCATCCAATGTCATTTGCAATAGCAGGAGCTCTGGCCCCTCTGAGGGTGGCAGAGATCTATTTTGAAATTCAGAGGCATAGGGgtagaaaagatgagaaaattcaCGAGGCCATATTTTACAACTTGttaattatttctcaataaaggtgttgatttttaaaaaagcagcctCCTTCCTCATGCAGTAACTCTGAAGGGCCCTGGATCTGGGCAGTGTCCACCTGTCCCTACCAGAGCTCTGCATAGCTGCCCCTCAGCTCAGGTCCTGCGTTCTTGTTCACAGAAGAGTTCCAGGCCCTGCTGAAAAGGCTGCCCGATGACCGGTTCCTGAACTCCACAGCTATCTCCCAGTTCTGGGCCATGGACACCAGCCTTCAGCACCGCTACCAGCAGCTGGGAGCTGGCTTGAAAGTGCTGTTCAAAAAGACCCATCGGATCGTCCGCCGGCTCTTCAACCTCTGCAAGCGCTGTCATCGCCAGCCTCGCTTCCGCCTGCCCAAGGAGAGGTGAGCGCTCCCTGGATGCTAGAGCAGAGCTCAGCACCTCCCCCGACAGCTGCTGAGGCCAAGGAGAACCCTCTGTCCAATGTAGGGGATCTGGGAGTGGTGACTCACACATAGCCTTCCAGTTATCTCAGCCTACTCATGTGTGTCATTCTCAGCTGTGAGCTGTGTCTGAagtgagacagagaaaaaaaagatgggcTGATTTTACTTTTATCTAAATTATAATTGATTCAAATGTTATTCTAGTAATGCTCTAATTCTCATTTActgatttccattttaataaGTCTAAGAAAAAAAGGGATGGAGTTAAATTTCATCCAGCTATTACATCTgatgaaaaacacacacactggcTTGTGTCAAACAAATGATTCTGCTCTGGGTCACAGGAGGAAAGAAAGTAGAGACCTGCACCCTCAAGGATAGAGTGGGGCTGTATCATTACAGGCATCCACTtgttcatccactcattcatttatttatttgacaagtTTTTGAATCCATATTCCATGCCTTACTATTAAGCTGCAGGGGTATTCATGAATTGGAAAGATTtaacaaacagaaacataaaaactagaaaattataACTATGTGGCAACCACTTAAATTTGTGGTGGTGGAACATAAATCAAAGGGATAGTCTCCTAGAGGTAAAAACCAGAAAGGAAAGCTTCCTTGGAGAAGAAAGTCTTGGAAGAGAGGGAAATTGCTCTGGTACACGTGAGGTAGGACAGTCTTCCAAGTCAAGGAGGCCACCTTCACAGCCAGCAACCCAGTGGTGCAGCTCTATCAGAGGCACAGGTAAGAAGGGAAGCGTACAAAGAAGAGGTTTTGAGAGGAGttcatttattcttctttcaacaaataatgaTTAAATGCTTACCATGCATAGAAACAATTCTCATTTCTGAGAAGCTGTTGGTCTCAAGACAGTGTTCCTGCTTTCATGGTATTTATTAACAGGGAAGAAGTttataaacaagtaaacaataaataaataatttcagataCTGATAATTGTCATGGATTGAATAAAACAGAGTGATGTGATGGagagtgagtgcagtggttcTTCTGGCAGGGACATCAGGGTAGACTTCTCTGAAGAGGTAACATAAGAgctaaaatcaaaattttaagagAATCAGCCATAGAAAATTTCTGCTCTTGGTGGAGGAGTGAGAGGAgcggagagaagagaaaggacagAAACCTTGAAGAGGGAATGAAAATTGGCAAGAAGTTAGAAGATTTGAAGAGCCATCTTATTTAGAAGACTGAAAACAGATTTGACACAAAAGATGCTGGAGATCCTCTGTAGGTTTTTGAATAAGGGAATGAAGGAGGACTTGGGAGAGATGAGCCTAGTTGCTCTCAGTACAAGTTTGGTGTCCAGTATTTCTGGTGCTGACCCATCAGACACAGAACTCTAGGCTTTGCTCAATTAGTCCAAAGTAGTAAAGTAGAGTTTCCACCACTCAGAGATCTCAGGGATTTTATCTTCCTCATTGCCTTCCATGCCTAGTGGTCAATGTCTTGCTACCCTTAGGGAGGGTGTCAGTGTGTGACTTCTTTTCACTCTTACTTCATTTTATCTCTGCTCCCAAAGGTCCTTGTCCTACTGGTGGAACCGAATCCAGTCCCTCCTCTACTGTGGGGAAAGCACCTTTCCTGGCACTTTCCTGGAACAGAGCCACAGCTGCACCTGCCCTTATGATCAATCTTCCTGCCAGGGCCCCATCCCATGTGCCTTGGGCGAAGGGCCCGCGTGTGCCCACTGTGCTCCAGACAATAGCACACGCTGTGGGAGCTGCAATCCAGGCTATGTGCTGGCCCAGGGGCTGTGCCGGCCAGAGGTGGCTGAGTCCCTGGAGAACTTTCTTGGGCTGGAGACAGACTTGCAGGACCTGGAGCTAAAGTACCTGCTGCAGAAGCAGGATAGCCGCATTGAGGTACACTCCATATTCATCAGCAATGACATGCGGCTGGGCAGCTGGTTTGACCCTTCCTGGAGGAAGCGCATGCTGCTCACCCTGAAGAGCAACAAGTACAAGCCTGGGCTGGTGCACGTGATGTTGGCCTTGTCCTTGCAGATCTGTCTCACCAAGAACAGCACCCTGGAGCCTGTCATGGCCATCTATGTCAACCCCTTTGGGGGCAGCCACTCTGAGagctggttcatgcctgtgaatGAGGGCAGCTTTCCTGACTGGGAAAGGACTAACGTGGATGCAGCTGCCCAGTGCCAAAACTGGACTATCACCTTGGGGAATAGGTGGAAGACTTTCTTTGAGACAGTTCATGTTTACCTACGGAGCCGCATCAAGTCCCTGGATGACAGCTCCAATGAGACAATCTACTATGAGCCCCTGGAGATGACTGATCCCTCTAAGAATTTGGGTTACATGAAAATTAACACCTTGCAGGTCTTTGGCTACAGCCTGCCCTTTGACCCAGATGCTATCCGGGACCTAATTCTCCAGCTGGACTACCCATATACTCAAGGTTCCCAGGACTCTGCACTCTTGCAGCTCATTGAGCTCAGGGACCGGGTGAACCAGCTTTCTCCACCTGGCAAAGTCCGACTTGACCTTTTCTCCTGCTTGCTCCGGCATCGGCTCAAGCTGGCCAACAATGAGGTGGGCAGGATCCAGTCCTCCCTGAGGGCTTTCAATTCTAAGCTGCCAAACCCTGTGGAATATGAAACCGGCAAACTCTGTAGCTAATGGGCGGCCCACTTCAGCACTGGGCAAGGAGGCGATCCATGAATCTGGGGTACAAAGATAATCTAAGCCCTCACCTTAGTGCCAACAGGGTATGCTCCCACCACGAGACTTTCGGCATTCAGCAGATGGGACCTTGAGGCTCGAGCTGAAGCAGGCGAGAGAGACAGCTACTGTGCACATGCGcgtacacagacacagacacacacacacacacacacacacactggcacaGGGAGGCTACAGCTCAGCAGCCTCGGATCTGTAAAGTCGATCGGTGCTTTCTAAAATGAATGCAATTGAAAGAAAGGAGCCAA
This DNA window, taken from Macaca mulatta isolate MMU2019108-1 chromosome 1, T2T-MMU8v2.0, whole genome shotgun sequence, encodes the following:
- the BRINP2 gene encoding BMP/retinoic acid-inducible neural-specific protein 2 precursor — its product is MRWQCGTRFRGLRPAVAPWTALLALGLPGWVLAVSATAAAVVPEQHASVAGQHPLDWLLTDRGPFHRAQEYADFMERYRQGFTTRYRIYREFARWKVNNLALERKDFFSLPLPLAPEFIRNIRLLGRRPNLQQVTENLIKKYGTHFLLSATLGGEESLTIFVDKRKLGRKTETTGGASIIGGSGNSSAVSLETLHQLAASYFIDRESTLRRLHHIQIATGAIKVTETRTGPLGCSNYDNLDSVSSVLVQSPENKVQLLGLQVLLPEYLRERFVAAALSYITCSSEGELVCKENDCWCKCSPTFPECNCPDADIQAMEDSLLQIQDSWATHNRQFEESEEFQALLKRLPDDRFLNSTAISQFWAMDTSLQHRYQQLGAGLKVLFKKTHRIVRRLFNLCKRCHRQPRFRLPKERSLSYWWNRIQSLLYCGESTFPGTFLEQSHSCTCPYDQSSCQGPIPCALGEGPACAHCAPDNSTRCGSCNPGYVLAQGLCRPEVAESLENFLGLETDLQDLELKYLLQKQDSRIEVHSIFISNDMRLGSWFDPSWRKRMLLTLKSNKYKPGLVHVMLALSLQICLTKNSTLEPVMAIYVNPFGGSHSESWFMPVNEGSFPDWERTNVDAAAQCQNWTITLGNRWKTFFETVHVYLRSRIKSLDDSSNETIYYEPLEMTDPSKNLGYMKINTLQVFGYSLPFDPDAIRDLILQLDYPYTQGSQDSALLQLIELRDRVNQLSPPGKVRLDLFSCLLRHRLKLANNEVGRIQSSLRAFNSKLPNPVEYETGKLCS